One segment of Pseudomonas sp. FP2196 DNA contains the following:
- a CDS encoding AAA family ATPase, producing MSKLNSITVSNLRKFGPGVQIELSPGATIVLAPNGTGKTTLFEAIEFGLTGRIARLHDDINHVIRDDEAFAQVSLNFADFTATSKVTAAGKVSQEGDLSDLFPGIPKNDLPFLLRLTHLLDQRENEWIVKADEKDAGSQLAKLPIGREGSRAGATLPSVRRSLTDEKNRQQKGLIDLEKELGDWNRLIQERDIAAAGAVGALRPQEHLAKVVSEVAVQTESLEQISPGLLSEPVNQDTLALAHSALLDILRIKVERVQALIVVLAEADGLVESFGAVRSRLEMLSAQLAAARETLDSHSKSRTEQATLLQEHQTNIQLAQQERVSVAQALERLVNEAGAKQQVEHRNQALTEAATVVGDAEQQCAALREKHERNLQIQNQHAQLDNQFQSLDQTEKRLREGQRLVIEWEATETRLKENRKESDLLEEILAHLGAELAEKRAAQQACKTAEDAARNHYQALSSSADAIRQAVASIAEHLPPEQGSCPLCLYPHGAEDLHNRVTSALQAINPSLTDADQQLKAAVEALAASDAEVVSALEAVGDCQANLAALDDMCQVLERAIVQFRIDPILASDSVPLAKESLRVQLEGISASRRSLTDRRAGLEPLIAQDTFDQALHAYKTAVAALDQARVRHSESLTRRDQAIAALSALTSGAPGGRSLEELTVQRNQLDDRIRELHGKADTVQSALDAQQSQLLELSSAVRTTEEAIRHAQSQLASLRASWQRLGLMGDPLAEAAQARVSNLRSTLAGLESNLGMLENLGVEISAWAKLNESQLAQRLIDVQRLDRTEESFFAYLNDRITIATGQLADLTKLSDAMDALDGFLKKEIGNVQKHVSKVVPRWQALLKRVVRETRFHEASLKFFTSYNKERAEVSVPLGKKSAPVPDVASEAQLTDLQLTFLLSMAMSHQWSPWKALLLDDPTQHHDLVHASAVFDLLRDYIVDHGFQVVIATHDALQARYFMRKLQNDGIEAKIWSLVPTDSGVTAEEGHRKQQTSLAPPPVS from the coding sequence ATGAGCAAGTTGAATTCCATAACGGTGTCAAACCTGCGCAAATTCGGCCCTGGTGTTCAGATCGAGCTGAGTCCTGGCGCAACCATCGTCCTCGCACCCAATGGCACGGGCAAAACGACCTTGTTCGAGGCCATTGAATTTGGCCTCACTGGGAGAATTGCCCGCCTTCACGACGACATTAACCATGTCATTCGGGATGACGAGGCGTTCGCTCAGGTCAGTTTGAACTTCGCTGATTTTACCGCGACGTCCAAAGTTACCGCGGCGGGTAAGGTCAGCCAGGAAGGAGATCTGAGCGACCTATTCCCCGGCATCCCCAAAAATGACCTCCCATTCCTGCTTCGACTGACGCATTTGCTTGATCAAAGAGAGAATGAATGGATCGTCAAGGCTGACGAGAAAGACGCCGGTTCCCAGCTGGCGAAGCTTCCGATCGGGCGTGAGGGTTCCCGGGCCGGCGCGACGCTTCCCTCTGTACGACGGTCATTGACCGACGAAAAAAACCGTCAACAGAAGGGGTTGATTGATCTTGAAAAAGAACTGGGTGACTGGAATCGACTCATCCAGGAGCGCGACATCGCCGCAGCCGGCGCTGTAGGGGCCTTGCGTCCGCAGGAGCACCTTGCCAAGGTCGTTTCAGAGGTAGCCGTCCAGACGGAGAGTCTTGAACAGATTTCACCTGGACTACTCTCGGAGCCCGTGAATCAGGACACCCTGGCCCTCGCCCATTCCGCGCTGCTCGATATCTTGCGTATCAAAGTGGAGCGTGTGCAGGCACTCATCGTAGTTTTGGCGGAGGCGGACGGCCTGGTAGAAAGCTTCGGTGCCGTGCGGTCTCGACTCGAAATGCTCAGCGCACAATTGGCCGCCGCGCGCGAGACGCTCGATAGTCACTCGAAGAGCCGAACGGAACAAGCGACGCTCCTTCAGGAGCACCAGACCAATATCCAGCTCGCTCAACAGGAGCGTGTGAGCGTGGCACAAGCGCTGGAGCGACTGGTCAATGAGGCCGGTGCCAAACAGCAGGTCGAGCATCGTAACCAGGCGTTAACAGAGGCTGCTACCGTCGTCGGGGACGCCGAACAACAATGCGCAGCGTTGCGGGAAAAGCATGAGCGCAACCTGCAGATCCAGAATCAGCACGCTCAGCTCGACAATCAGTTTCAATCGCTCGACCAGACAGAGAAACGGCTGCGTGAAGGCCAGCGGTTGGTCATCGAGTGGGAAGCTACCGAAACGCGGTTGAAGGAGAACCGTAAAGAGTCAGATCTTCTTGAAGAGATTCTCGCCCATCTGGGCGCGGAGCTGGCCGAAAAACGCGCTGCACAGCAAGCGTGCAAAACCGCCGAAGACGCGGCCAGAAATCATTATCAGGCGTTGAGTTCTTCCGCAGATGCGATTCGCCAGGCGGTGGCCTCCATTGCCGAACACCTTCCGCCAGAACAAGGAAGCTGTCCGCTGTGTTTGTATCCTCATGGCGCAGAGGACTTGCACAACCGTGTAACCAGCGCTTTGCAGGCGATAAACCCTAGCCTGACCGATGCCGATCAGCAATTGAAAGCCGCTGTAGAGGCCTTGGCCGCAAGCGACGCCGAGGTAGTTTCTGCGCTCGAAGCTGTGGGGGATTGCCAGGCGAACCTTGCGGCACTGGACGATATGTGCCAGGTCTTGGAGCGGGCGATTGTTCAGTTTCGCATTGATCCAATCCTGGCAAGCGATTCAGTGCCATTGGCTAAAGAATCGCTAAGGGTTCAACTGGAGGGGATCTCAGCGAGTCGCAGAAGCCTGACAGATCGGCGCGCCGGTCTGGAGCCGTTGATCGCTCAGGACACTTTCGATCAGGCTCTCCACGCCTACAAAACGGCTGTTGCCGCGCTCGATCAGGCGCGGGTTCGGCACAGCGAGTCGCTGACTCGACGTGATCAAGCGATCGCCGCGTTGTCTGCACTTACGTCAGGCGCACCCGGTGGGCGATCGCTGGAAGAGCTGACGGTACAAAGAAACCAGCTCGACGATCGAATCCGCGAGCTTCATGGGAAAGCGGATACTGTCCAGTCGGCGCTAGACGCACAACAAAGCCAGCTGCTAGAGCTAAGCAGTGCTGTGAGAACGACCGAAGAGGCGATCAGGCATGCTCAGTCCCAGCTCGCGTCGCTGCGCGCCAGCTGGCAGAGGCTTGGCCTAATGGGCGATCCACTCGCAGAAGCCGCTCAAGCTCGCGTCAGTAACTTGCGTTCGACGTTGGCTGGTCTTGAGAGCAACTTGGGGATGCTTGAAAATCTGGGGGTTGAGATATCGGCTTGGGCCAAGCTGAATGAATCGCAGCTTGCGCAACGGCTCATCGATGTCCAACGCTTGGATCGCACAGAAGAGAGTTTTTTTGCATACCTCAACGACAGGATCACTATTGCCACCGGACAACTGGCCGATTTAACCAAGCTGTCGGATGCTATGGACGCCCTAGATGGCTTCTTGAAGAAGGAAATCGGAAACGTTCAGAAGCACGTTAGTAAGGTTGTTCCCCGCTGGCAGGCACTGCTCAAGCGGGTCGTGCGCGAAACGAGGTTCCACGAAGCGAGCCTTAAGTTTTTCACCTCCTACAATAAGGAACGGGCCGAGGTCTCAGTACCGCTGGGCAAGAAATCAGCCCCGGTACCTGACGTCGCAAGCGAGGCTCAGCTGACTGATCTTCAGTTGACCTTCCTGTTGTCAATGGCCATGAGTCACCAATGGTCACCTTGGAAAGCCCTGCTGCTCGATGATCCGACCCAGCACCACGACCTGGTGCATGCGTCCGCGGTCTTCGATTTGCTGCGTGACTACATTGTCGACCACGGTTTTCAGGTCGTAATCGCGACCCACGATGCGCTGCAGGCGCGATATTTCATGCGCAAGCTCCAGAACGACGGCATCGAGGCGAAGATCTGGTCGCTCGTGCCGACGGACAGCGGCGTTACTGCAGAGGAAGGACATCGTAAGCAGCAAACCAGCTTGGCTCCGCCTCCCGTGAGCTGA
- a CDS encoding GIY-YIG nuclease family protein produces the protein MNFEYDGFDSDEEIAEQNDHYAAYPLSEHGWLYIVADIRDMSISKIGLTTKKTPEQRLAEGKTYNPFIVLFATYNLSKLTYGISKVELKDIEGYIHRRSFADPVMHLYTGRNSEWFYMHPETAELEVDRMLAKRGFSVGGKYLYSSYEGDHNHNGIYASRMREIKTIYRPFPRDFEEMVADLGTPKIYYQSYLDYLKDYHLRSHRDKIYL, from the coding sequence ATGAACTTCGAATATGATGGATTTGACTCAGACGAAGAAATAGCCGAACAAAACGATCACTATGCTGCATATCCGCTCTCTGAACATGGATGGCTGTATATCGTGGCCGACATTAGAGATATGAGCATATCAAAAATTGGGTTAACAACAAAAAAAACCCCTGAACAAAGACTTGCTGAGGGAAAAACCTATAACCCTTTCATTGTACTTTTTGCCACTTATAATCTCTCAAAACTAACCTATGGAATTTCAAAGGTTGAGCTAAAGGATATCGAAGGCTATATTCACCGAAGATCATTTGCTGATCCAGTCATGCACTTATATACAGGTCGAAACTCCGAATGGTTCTATATGCATCCGGAAACAGCTGAGCTAGAAGTTGATCGGATGCTGGCGAAGCGCGGGTTTAGTGTTGGGGGAAAATATCTGTACTCGAGCTATGAAGGCGACCACAATCATAACGGTATTTATGCCTCACGAATGAGAGAGATAAAAACTATATATCGTCCCTTTCCTAGAGATTTTGAGGAAATGGTCGCCGACCTTGGAACTCCAAAAATATACTACCAGAGTTATTTAGATTACCTTAAAGACTATCACCTAAGAAGCCATAGGGACAAAATTTATCTTTGA
- a CDS encoding YaaC family protein, whose protein sequence is MAHRDIKYKRKNLTIHKSVTTPHFNERTVLVTSTWDYVDLWLKRAGKKDARFFWSQARSFYDATKMLPKTSAPLTAYYCFLNATKTLLLAKGVQFSDEHGVSGYTKKGHTSLSNEQVKFKTSGILPALCRHLGEPADENSYSLKDLLYNLPGIHRAFNLTYSSDSELFIPLADPKIVKSAKTNEAWFCAEVTGQYATNHTMNKLPDKFERDISVEDAFLIRSTNRFNWKPNQVEQNLVRYKGYHTKLRKNIYYINGAQRLWYLKRAGNIAGLIPRSSMTIAFAAMHKLSEMARYEPDKLSRHFDCQHNWLLSEFISSASAQFIDEISSELTGHEFMLPGRN, encoded by the coding sequence ATGGCACATCGTGACATAAAATACAAACGAAAAAACCTAACCATACATAAATCAGTCACTACACCGCATTTCAACGAAAGGACCGTGCTAGTTACCAGCACTTGGGATTACGTTGACTTGTGGCTGAAGCGGGCCGGAAAAAAAGATGCTAGGTTTTTCTGGAGTCAGGCAAGGAGTTTCTATGACGCCACTAAAATGCTCCCTAAAACGTCTGCCCCTCTCACTGCTTACTATTGCTTCTTGAATGCAACAAAAACACTATTGCTAGCCAAAGGCGTCCAGTTCAGCGATGAGCACGGTGTATCGGGTTACACGAAAAAGGGACATACCTCCCTTAGTAATGAGCAGGTAAAATTTAAGACTTCCGGCATCCTTCCAGCACTGTGCCGACACCTAGGTGAGCCTGCTGACGAAAACTCATATTCGCTAAAGGATCTTTTATATAATCTCCCTGGCATACACCGAGCGTTTAACTTGACCTATAGCTCTGATTCTGAGCTTTTTATACCATTGGCAGATCCAAAAATTGTTAAGTCTGCAAAAACAAATGAGGCATGGTTTTGTGCTGAAGTCACAGGGCAATACGCCACAAACCATACTATGAACAAGCTACCCGATAAATTCGAACGAGATATCAGTGTTGAAGATGCTTTTCTAATTAGATCAACTAACAGGTTCAACTGGAAGCCGAATCAGGTTGAGCAGAACCTGGTAAGATATAAAGGCTACCATACAAAGCTCAGAAAAAATATTTACTATATAAACGGCGCTCAGCGGCTTTGGTACTTGAAGCGCGCAGGCAATATCGCAGGCCTTATACCTAGAAGCTCCATGACCATCGCTTTTGCTGCTATGCATAAATTATCTGAAATGGCTAGATATGAGCCTGATAAGTTGTCACGACATTTCGACTGCCAACATAACTGGCTACTCTCGGAGTTCATATCTTCGGCATCTGCCCAATTTATTGATGAAATATCTTCTGAGCTTACAGGTCATGAATTCATGTTGCCTGGCAGAAACTGA
- the gmtX gene encoding gamma-mobile-trio protein GmtX encodes MNGKTDIHPDAVLEALLAKGGRSNRRANLAKMHELCRKHYEARSRDFSLPAIGRLAEAGNVMKGRALYNAQSADYRVLIEAWAAYAGPPVPKPAKVLASHEYLIRIEDPAIRSIMQAVIAERDKLKAQLNVLKANTQVTVDRRPLGATIPVAPGMQSVAVLALSAQLTPSERDSLQKAISPEYLGERSLHEGSHGEIINERGRTIFEVGFARAIRKILGN; translated from the coding sequence ATGAATGGCAAAACGGACATTCACCCGGATGCGGTCCTAGAAGCGTTACTAGCCAAAGGCGGGCGTTCGAACCGCCGCGCAAACCTGGCGAAGATGCACGAGCTTTGCCGCAAGCATTATGAAGCCAGGTCCCGAGACTTTTCGTTGCCAGCCATCGGCCGGCTGGCCGAAGCTGGCAACGTCATGAAGGGGCGAGCTCTCTATAACGCCCAGTCCGCAGACTATCGAGTGCTCATCGAAGCTTGGGCGGCCTACGCCGGACCGCCGGTGCCAAAACCGGCGAAGGTGCTGGCAAGCCATGAGTATCTGATTCGCATTGAAGATCCAGCTATCCGCTCCATCATGCAAGCCGTCATCGCCGAGCGAGATAAGCTCAAGGCACAACTCAACGTCCTTAAGGCTAACACTCAAGTTACTGTTGACCGACGCCCACTGGGAGCAACTATCCCGGTGGCCCCTGGAATGCAGTCAGTAGCTGTGCTTGCCCTCTCTGCGCAACTAACCCCGTCTGAACGAGATTCTCTTCAGAAGGCCATATCACCCGAGTACCTTGGAGAACGAAGCCTTCATGAAGGCAGCCATGGCGAAATTATCAATGAGCGAGGCCGGACAATATTTGAAGTGGGCTTTGCGAGGGCGATACGTAAAATACTGGGTAATTGA